The proteins below come from a single Desulfitobacterium metallireducens DSM 15288 genomic window:
- the cobO gene encoding cob(I)yrinic acid a,c-diamide adenosyltransferase, with amino-acid sequence MVKLDQGLVQIYTGPSKGKTTAALGLAVRAVGHGFHVFILQFMKGITNYGELTGIQRLAPECCLEHFGTGKWVHKGMITQEDIIEAQKAFNRAREIMYSGQWDILILDEIINAIWFGLLSEDLVLELLEGKPPQVELILTGRNASQRLMDKAQLVTEMVQIKHPFEQGISARKGIEY; translated from the coding sequence ATGGTGAAGCTTGACCAAGGTTTAGTTCAAATTTATACTGGACCTAGTAAAGGGAAAACTACAGCAGCTTTAGGATTAGCTGTCCGAGCTGTGGGACACGGTTTTCATGTTTTTATCCTTCAGTTTATGAAAGGGATCACCAATTATGGAGAACTTACTGGCATCCAACGTTTAGCTCCTGAATGTTGCTTAGAACACTTTGGAACGGGTAAGTGGGTACATAAAGGAATGATCACACAAGAAGATATTATAGAAGCTCAGAAAGCCTTTAATCGTGCCCGTGAGATTATGTACTCGGGTCAATGGGATATTCTAATTTTGGATGAAATTATCAATGCAATTTGGTTCGGTCTCCTCTCAGAAGATTTAGTTTTGGAGTTACTCGAGGGAAAACCACCTCAAGTTGAATTGATCTTGACGGGGAGAAATGCGTCTCAACGTTTGATGGATAAAGCACAATTGGTGACTGAGATGGTGCAAATCAAACATCCCTTTGAACAGGGTATTAGTGCACGTAAGGGAATTGAATACTAA
- a CDS encoding tetratricopeptide repeat protein, with translation MAVSHRVERGGDVMNDDILRDWRSLMEKGTVFLGQGDYPKAEKYYLRSLKLAKRLAIPVISAFNLRLLSTSRIKQGKVALAERGFKEALKICQQLQNYKGMSEAMAGLASVAEAQDKMEEAATWYEQAIQVYPLNSPRLRLSMLFSDLGQVYSEQENWDKAQYTFRKARELCHIYGYRKGEGELSILLAEVLYRQNKIQLARKDLLQSCKIFSEEKDEESLVNAIQYLAFINFEEENFAQAREDWQRVVVLYLRLAQWENVSESTYFLAKILEELRDFTEAVYYLKLSIEVYKHEDLGLGLRYQNLGQLQAMQKDYQAACANLKKAAELFEKYGEEQKLGEAYEKIALCLEQLGEIQESQEYHVKSKVSHESHQLISFSTNQRLAEYFENRRSYLNALQYYWQSLKIAQELGIETIKIEQAIQRISKKVRKRNKYSDRNWNNI, from the coding sequence GTGGCGGTTAGTCATCGGGTTGAGCGCGGAGGGGATGTTATGAATGATGATATTTTAAGGGATTGGCGAAGTCTAATGGAAAAAGGAACTGTTTTTTTAGGACAAGGTGATTATCCTAAAGCTGAGAAATATTACCTGAGAAGTTTAAAGTTAGCTAAACGTTTAGCTATACCTGTAATTTCTGCATTCAATCTCCGATTACTTTCAACATCACGAATTAAACAGGGAAAGGTTGCACTTGCCGAACGAGGATTTAAGGAAGCGCTTAAAATATGTCAACAGCTTCAAAATTATAAAGGAATGTCAGAAGCAATGGCTGGTTTAGCCAGTGTCGCTGAAGCCCAGGATAAGATGGAGGAGGCAGCTACTTGGTATGAACAAGCTATCCAAGTGTACCCGCTGAATTCACCTCGTCTACGCTTAAGTATGTTATTTAGTGACCTTGGGCAAGTGTATTCAGAGCAGGAGAACTGGGACAAGGCTCAATATACTTTTCGGAAAGCCCGTGAGTTATGTCATATCTATGGTTACCGCAAAGGAGAAGGGGAACTGAGTATTCTTCTGGCAGAAGTTTTATACCGTCAAAACAAAATTCAGTTAGCTCGTAAAGACTTGCTCCAGTCGTGTAAAATATTCTCTGAAGAAAAAGATGAGGAGTCCCTCGTTAACGCTATCCAATATTTGGCGTTTATAAATTTTGAAGAAGAGAACTTCGCTCAGGCCCGAGAAGATTGGCAAAGGGTGGTTGTTTTATATTTAAGACTTGCGCAGTGGGAGAATGTTTCAGAAAGTACATATTTTTTGGCAAAAATCTTAGAGGAATTAAGGGATTTTACAGAGGCTGTTTATTACCTCAAATTGTCTATTGAGGTATATAAACATGAGGATTTGGGGTTGGGGCTTCGCTATCAAAATTTGGGTCAGCTTCAAGCGATGCAGAAGGATTATCAAGCGGCGTGTGCGAATTTAAAAAAAGCGGCAGAGCTGTTTGAAAAGTATGGGGAGGAGCAAAAGTTGGGCGAAGCCTATGAAAAAATAGCCTTGTGTCTAGAACAGTTAGGAGAGATTCAAGAGTCACAGGAGTATCACGTGAAGTCTAAAGTGTCTCATGAAAGTCATCAGTTGATTTCCTTTAGTACGAATCAACGTTTGGCCGAGTATTTTGAAAATCGTCGAAGTTACTTAAATGCTCTTCAATATTATTGGCAGTCTTTAAAAATAGCGCAGGAACTAGGAATTGAAACGATAAAAATTGAACAAGCCATTCAACGAATATCGAAGAAGGTCCGAAAAAGGAATAAATATAGTGACAGGAATTGGAACAACATTTAG
- the yhbH gene encoding sporulation protein YhbH encodes MSDEIIVNQDDWSLHRKGYFDQSRHKEKVREAIKQQLGDLIIDESIILSDGKKTTKIPMRSLEEFRFRYDFNKKNHTGQSDKKMSPGDILGREQSKKSGAGKGSGAGEEPGMDIYEAEISYDDLAAILFEELALPNLDDKKRPLIAHDKPEFNDIRKKGLMSNIDKKRTLIESIKRQALKGKTENLRITPDDLRFKTWETHPNFETNAVIFAMMDTSGSMGQFEKYISRTFFFWMVRFLRQKYENVEMRFLAHHTEAKEVSEEEFFTRGESGGTRCSSVYQLALEMIEREYPPEHYNIYPVHFTDGDNIGSDNARALNLMQKLVEVSQVVGYGEILRTHYSSTLMSTLKRITDPKLRLVTIRDRNEVYGALKMVFSEG; translated from the coding sequence ATGAGTGATGAGATCATTGTCAACCAGGATGACTGGAGCTTACATCGTAAAGGGTATTTTGACCAAAGCCGGCACAAAGAAAAAGTACGCGAGGCGATTAAGCAGCAACTCGGAGATCTGATTATTGACGAAAGTATTATTCTTAGTGATGGAAAAAAGACGACGAAAATTCCTATGCGTTCTCTAGAGGAATTTCGGTTCCGGTATGATTTTAATAAGAAAAACCATACCGGTCAGTCTGATAAAAAGATGTCGCCGGGTGATATTTTAGGCCGTGAGCAATCAAAGAAATCAGGTGCGGGTAAGGGCTCGGGAGCAGGAGAAGAGCCGGGAATGGATATATATGAAGCAGAGATTTCTTATGATGACTTGGCAGCGATCCTGTTTGAAGAATTAGCACTGCCTAATCTTGATGACAAAAAGCGTCCGTTGATTGCTCATGATAAACCTGAGTTTAATGATATTCGCAAAAAAGGTCTGATGTCCAATATTGATAAGAAACGGACTCTCATTGAAAGCATTAAACGTCAAGCCTTAAAAGGTAAAACGGAGAACTTGCGGATTACTCCGGACGACTTGCGCTTTAAAACCTGGGAGACCCATCCTAATTTCGAGACAAATGCGGTTATCTTTGCCATGATGGATACGTCTGGATCAATGGGACAATTCGAAAAGTATATTTCCCGTACGTTCTTCTTTTGGATGGTTCGATTTTTGCGTCAAAAATATGAGAATGTCGAGATGCGATTTTTGGCTCACCATACCGAAGCAAAGGAAGTCAGTGAAGAAGAATTTTTCACACGCGGAGAAAGTGGAGGTACACGTTGTTCCTCAGTTTATCAATTGGCGTTGGAAATGATTGAGCGTGAATATCCCCCAGAGCACTATAATATTTATCCTGTTCATTTTACAGATGGAGATAATATTGGTTCTGATAACGCAAGAGCATTGAACCTTATGCAAAAACTTGTTGAGGTGAGCCAAGTTGTAGGATATGGAGAAATTTTACGCACTCATTATTCAAGTACATTAATGTCGACTTTAAAACGAATTACGGATCCAAAACTTAGACTTGTGACGATCCGTGACCGAAATGAAGTCTATGGAGCACTGAAAATGGTTTTTTCCGAAGGCTAA
- a CDS encoding SpoVR family protein has product MDHEIRELGVYAQKIAVVARDLGLDFYPVHFEVCPAETLYTFGAYGMPVRFTHWSFGKSFYRLKMQYDLNLSRIYELVINSNPSYAFLLEGNSLVQNKLVIGHVYAHVDFFKHNHYFQRTPQDMVERMGAHAEQIRKYELIHGREKVEQVLDAVLSIQEHVDFRAHLAQRKEKDSRVPSKKYLNSLYEDLWEEESPQENLENKREHEDLLLFIMEHSSILEEWERDIISMIREESLYFFPQIETKIINEGWATFWHSRIMHELDLSDEEVMDFAMMHSQVVQPSRLSLNPYYLGVKIWEELAEKNDMEYLFDVRETENDVSFIRNHLDRELIDKLNLFNFRKIGAHWQVTDTDWEKVRDNLVQQLVNGGHPKIVVTDGDYEGKRILYLRHAHEGMDLDIVYLEKTLLLVQKLWGRIAVLETVIDGKKVLFECQNGSVSRKHLSRQANE; this is encoded by the coding sequence ATGGATCACGAAATAAGGGAGTTGGGAGTATATGCCCAGAAAATCGCGGTGGTCGCGAGAGATTTAGGCTTGGATTTTTATCCAGTACATTTTGAAGTTTGTCCAGCTGAGACCCTTTATACCTTTGGGGCTTATGGTATGCCTGTTCGGTTTACGCACTGGAGTTTCGGTAAATCTTTCTATCGTTTAAAAATGCAGTATGATCTGAATTTAAGCCGAATCTATGAACTTGTTATCAATTCCAATCCATCTTATGCTTTTTTACTTGAAGGAAATAGTTTGGTTCAGAATAAACTTGTGATCGGTCATGTTTATGCTCATGTCGATTTTTTTAAACATAATCATTACTTCCAACGTACGCCACAGGATATGGTGGAGAGAATGGGAGCCCATGCCGAACAAATTCGTAAATATGAGCTTATTCATGGTCGCGAGAAGGTTGAACAGGTTTTAGATGCCGTATTATCGATTCAAGAACATGTGGACTTTCGTGCTCATTTAGCACAAAGAAAAGAGAAAGATTCAAGGGTTCCCTCGAAAAAATATCTCAACTCTCTATATGAAGATCTTTGGGAAGAAGAAAGCCCTCAAGAAAATTTAGAAAATAAACGTGAGCATGAAGATTTATTATTGTTTATTATGGAGCATTCTTCCATATTAGAGGAATGGGAACGCGATATTATAAGTATGATTCGTGAGGAGTCGCTCTATTTCTTCCCTCAAATTGAGACCAAAATCATTAATGAGGGATGGGCCACATTTTGGCACTCACGGATCATGCATGAACTGGACTTATCAGACGAAGAAGTGATGGATTTTGCAATGATGCATAGTCAAGTGGTACAACCGTCACGATTATCCCTCAACCCCTATTATTTGGGAGTAAAGATATGGGAAGAGCTTGCTGAAAAAAATGATATGGAGTATTTATTTGATGTTAGAGAGACGGAAAATGACGTTTCATTTATCCGAAATCATCTCGATCGTGAATTGATCGATAAATTAAATCTCTTTAATTTTAGGAAAATAGGTGCTCATTGGCAGGTTACGGATACGGATTGGGAAAAGGTTCGGGATAACCTTGTTCAACAATTAGTAAACGGGGGACATCCCAAAATCGTGGTTACCGACGGAGATTATGAAGGTAAACGCATACTCTATCTTCGACATGCACATGAAGGGATGGATCTCGATATCGTTTATCTGGAAAAGACCCTCCTCCTCGTGCAAAAACTCTGGGGAAGAATTGCCGTGTTGGAGACGGTGATCGATGGTAAAAAGGTTCTTTTTGAATGCCAAAATGGGTCAGTTTCTCGTAAACATCTTTCACGTCAAGCAAATGAGTAA
- a CDS encoding PrkA family serine protein kinase, giving the protein MEVLEWLKNYRDKEAALTWKGTLADYLELVTQNPHLGMHSHARIYDMISQAGVEEVNGQKSYSFFNKELYGLDKTLERLVEEYFHSAAKRMDVRKRILLLMGPVSGGKSTIVTLLKRGLEDFTRTDQGAVYAIDGCPMHEDPLHLLPLPLREEFNQRYGIKIEGNLCPVCRLRVEEEFKGQVENMPVKRIVFSEEERVGIGTFTPSDPKSQDIADLTGSMDFSTITEYGSESDPRAYRFDGELNKANRGLMEFQEMLKSDEKFLWNLLSLSQEGNFKAGRFALISADELVIAHTNENEYKSFIANKKNEALQSRIIVIPVSYNLKVSAEVKIYEKLIRQSDLHEVHLAPHCLWTASVFSILSRLKLSKKQGMDLVKKMRLYDGEDVEGFNQKDIKDLLNEGEEQGEGMSGVDPRYVINRISTALIRDHKSCINALDILRALKDGLSQHTSITKEERENLTNFIAQARKEYDEVAKKEVQKAFVYAYEESAKSLFNNYLDNVEAYCNSSKLFDPMTGEELDPDEQLMRSIEEQIGVSENAKKSFREEILIRISINARKGKVFQYTSHERLKEAIEKKLFADLKDIIKVTTSVSHPDQEQLRRINDVTDRLIQQHEYCPVCANEIVKYVGSLLNR; this is encoded by the coding sequence ATGGAAGTTTTAGAGTGGTTAAAAAATTATAGGGATAAAGAAGCGGCGTTAACGTGGAAGGGTACTTTGGCTGATTACTTGGAATTGGTGACACAGAACCCCCATTTGGGAATGCACTCCCATGCTCGAATTTATGACATGATTAGCCAGGCTGGAGTTGAAGAAGTCAATGGTCAAAAAAGTTATTCCTTTTTTAACAAAGAGCTTTATGGTTTGGATAAAACGCTTGAACGACTTGTTGAAGAGTACTTTCACTCTGCAGCGAAAAGAATGGATGTCCGCAAACGGATCCTCCTTTTGATGGGACCTGTAAGTGGAGGTAAATCGACGATTGTTACTTTGCTCAAAAGAGGGTTAGAGGATTTCACGCGTACTGACCAAGGGGCAGTTTACGCAATTGATGGCTGCCCGATGCATGAAGATCCGCTACATCTTTTACCACTTCCTTTACGTGAAGAATTTAATCAACGCTATGGAATCAAAATTGAAGGGAATCTTTGCCCGGTTTGTCGGCTTCGCGTTGAAGAAGAATTTAAAGGACAAGTCGAAAACATGCCTGTCAAGCGAATTGTCTTCTCTGAAGAAGAGCGGGTTGGGATCGGAACCTTTACTCCTTCTGATCCTAAATCTCAGGATATTGCAGATTTAACGGGAAGTATGGACTTTTCGACGATTACGGAGTACGGTTCTGAATCCGATCCGAGGGCTTACCGTTTTGACGGAGAACTGAATAAAGCGAATCGTGGGTTGATGGAGTTCCAGGAGATGCTCAAAAGCGACGAGAAGTTCTTGTGGAATTTACTCAGCTTATCTCAGGAGGGGAATTTCAAGGCTGGCCGATTCGCTTTAATTTCTGCTGATGAGCTTGTAATCGCCCATACCAATGAAAATGAGTATAAATCGTTTATCGCCAATAAGAAGAATGAGGCTCTCCAATCCCGAATCATCGTCATTCCAGTTTCTTATAACTTAAAGGTGAGCGCTGAGGTCAAGATCTACGAAAAGCTGATTAGGCAAAGTGATTTGCATGAGGTTCATCTTGCGCCACATTGTTTATGGACGGCTTCGGTCTTCAGCATTCTTTCACGTCTTAAGCTCTCGAAGAAACAAGGAATGGATCTTGTTAAGAAAATGCGTCTTTATGATGGAGAAGATGTCGAAGGGTTCAATCAAAAAGATATTAAGGATTTACTCAACGAGGGTGAAGAACAAGGAGAAGGCATGAGCGGCGTAGATCCGCGTTATGTCATTAATCGTATTTCGACAGCCTTGATTCGGGATCACAAATCATGCATCAATGCCTTGGACATTTTACGGGCCTTAAAAGATGGACTTTCGCAACATACTTCGATTACCAAGGAAGAACGTGAGAATCTCACGAATTTCATTGCCCAAGCGCGTAAAGAATACGATGAAGTCGCTAAAAAGGAAGTCCAAAAAGCTTTTGTATATGCTTATGAAGAATCTGCGAAGTCTCTCTTCAATAACTATTTGGATAATGTTGAAGCCTATTGCAATTCAAGCAAACTGTTTGATCCGATGACGGGGGAAGAACTTGATCCTGATGAGCAATTGATGCGGAGCATTGAGGAGCAAATCGGAGTTTCAGAAAATGCTAAAAAATCGTTCCGGGAGGAAATTTTAATCCGAATTTCCATCAACGCACGTAAAGGAAAAGTGTTTCAATATACGTCTCATGAGCGGTTAAAAGAGGCCATCGAAAAGAAGCTATTTGCAGATTTGAAAGATATTATTAAGGTAACGACGTCCGTTTCTCATCCTGATCAGGAGCAGCTTCGTCGGATCAATGATGTCACCGATCGTTTGATACAGCAACATGAATATTGCCCTGTTTGTGCTAACGAAATTGTGAAGTATGTTGGCTCTCTCCTCAACCGTTAG
- a CDS encoding polysaccharide deacetylase family protein has protein sequence MHFVIFKKPSWRNLILWGIFLVVLVTYRDNVISVFSEKLKPIYSAQSTTQEIGLTFDISWGEQTAEPILDILKQKGIHATFFLSSPWASKHEDLVKRMVAEGHEIASHGNRHVDLNTLSPTELQKEILTSQEVLERISGQKISLLRPPNGAYDNKVISVSQKLGYRVIQWSVDSLDWKRPGPEAVINNVMNGIRNGHGAQPGDIILFHASDSAPDTIKALPVVIDRLQGKNYKLVPISDLLKNAKTTWPPESNLAPQEKVPVPQ, from the coding sequence ATGCATTTTGTTATTTTCAAAAAGCCATCCTGGAGAAATTTGATCCTTTGGGGCATCTTTCTCGTCGTTTTAGTTACCTATCGTGATAATGTTATTTCGGTCTTCTCAGAAAAACTAAAACCTATCTATTCAGCACAGAGTACCACTCAAGAAATCGGACTCACCTTCGATATCAGCTGGGGTGAACAAACAGCAGAGCCTATTTTGGATATTCTTAAGCAAAAAGGAATTCATGCAACCTTCTTTTTATCCAGCCCTTGGGCAAGTAAGCATGAAGATCTCGTCAAGAGAATGGTGGCTGAAGGGCATGAAATTGCCTCCCACGGAAATCGTCATGTTGATTTAAACACGCTCAGTCCAACTGAGTTACAAAAAGAGATTCTTACCTCCCAAGAAGTCCTAGAGAGGATATCTGGGCAAAAGATCTCCTTACTTAGACCGCCTAACGGTGCCTATGATAATAAGGTGATTAGCGTTTCTCAAAAGCTCGGGTATCGTGTGATCCAATGGAGCGTCGATTCCTTAGACTGGAAACGCCCGGGTCCTGAGGCAGTCATTAACAACGTGATGAATGGAATCCGTAATGGTCATGGTGCCCAACCAGGAGATATCATTCTGTTTCATGCTTCTGACTCCGCTCCCGATACAATTAAAGCACTCCCGGTAGTCATCGATCGATTGCAAGGCAAAAATTATAAGCTCGTTCCGATCAGTGACTTATTGAAAAATGCCAAAACCACCTGGCCTCCCGAAAGTAATCTCGCGCCCCAGGAAAAAGTACCCGTACCGCAATAA
- the glnA gene encoding type I glutamate--ammonia ligase: MGQTKEDVLREASEKGVKFIRLQFTDIFGVLKNVAITIEQLEKALDGELMFDGSSIEGFARIEESDMYLYPDPNTFLVFPWRSTDGGVARLICDVYNSDGTPFEGCPRCTLKRVIAEAQEMGYVWNVGPELEFFLFQTDAEGRPTTITQDKAGYFDMAPIDRGEEARRDMVLALEYMGFEIEASHHEVAPGQHEIDFKYSNALDIADKIATFRLVVRTIAQRHGLHATFMPKPILGIAGSGMHTNQSLFKDGRNAFYAQEGNMQLSEEAFHYIAGLLKHARSFAAITNPTINSYKRLVPGYEAPCYIAWSGRNRSPLIRIPGKRGSSTRIELRSPDPSCNPYLALAVQLKAGLDGIKNRMNPPASVDLNIYELNAEQRSAHGIESLPESLLEALQELSKDSVIQAALGPHIYSRFIEAKKKEWDRYNVTVHSWEIEEYLQMY, encoded by the coding sequence ATGGGCCAGACAAAAGAAGATGTCTTACGAGAAGCCAGCGAAAAAGGCGTCAAATTTATACGCCTTCAATTTACTGATATTTTTGGAGTTTTAAAAAATGTAGCAATTACGATTGAACAATTGGAGAAAGCCTTAGATGGAGAACTTATGTTTGATGGGTCCTCAATTGAAGGGTTTGCACGGATTGAAGAGTCAGATATGTATTTGTATCCCGATCCGAATACTTTTCTTGTTTTTCCTTGGCGTTCGACAGATGGTGGAGTAGCTCGCCTCATTTGTGATGTCTATAATTCGGATGGAACACCCTTTGAAGGTTGCCCTCGATGTACATTGAAACGGGTAATTGCTGAGGCTCAGGAAATGGGATATGTTTGGAATGTCGGTCCAGAATTAGAGTTTTTTTTATTCCAAACAGATGCAGAGGGAAGACCAACGACGATTACCCAAGATAAGGCTGGTTATTTTGATATGGCGCCTATTGATCGTGGAGAAGAAGCACGGCGAGATATGGTTTTAGCCTTAGAGTATATGGGATTCGAAATTGAAGCGTCACATCATGAAGTTGCACCAGGTCAACATGAGATTGATTTTAAGTATTCGAATGCGCTTGATATCGCTGATAAGATTGCCACTTTCCGTTTAGTGGTACGGACGATCGCTCAGAGACATGGCTTACATGCCACGTTTATGCCTAAACCTATTTTGGGGATCGCTGGGTCTGGGATGCACACTAACCAATCGCTGTTTAAGGATGGGCGGAATGCATTTTATGCTCAAGAAGGAAATATGCAATTATCAGAGGAAGCTTTTCACTATATTGCAGGGTTACTGAAACATGCGCGTTCTTTTGCTGCCATTACTAATCCGACTATTAACTCCTACAAAAGGTTAGTCCCTGGTTACGAAGCACCCTGTTATATAGCTTGGTCGGGAAGAAATCGGAGTCCTCTGATTCGAATTCCTGGGAAACGGGGGTCTTCAACCCGGATTGAATTAAGGAGCCCTGATCCTTCGTGTAATCCGTATCTCGCCTTAGCAGTACAACTTAAAGCGGGCCTTGATGGAATTAAGAATCGAATGAACCCACCAGCCTCAGTCGATCTTAATATCTATGAACTGAATGCTGAACAACGAAGTGCTCATGGTATTGAATCCTTACCCGAGAGCCTTCTCGAGGCTTTACAAGAGCTTTCCAAGGATTCTGTGATCCAGGCTGCGCTAGGTCCACATATTTATAGTCGGTTCATTGAAGCGAAAAAGAAAGAATGGGATCGTTACAATGTCACCGTTCATTCATGGGAAATTGAGGAATACCTCCAAATGTATTAA
- a CDS encoding DedA family protein codes for MYGLEQYLLSMIYHYRYWGLFTVLSFGMIGVPVPDEFIMAFSGFQTSIGHMNFVKTLFFASLGSFVGMNLSYWIGRSLGIPFLHRIAPFLHMNENKIRRAEGWFQRFGDRLIVIGYFFPGFRHFVAYFSGMSELNYARYTILSGIGALLWSTTFITLGNLLGTHWQGIIALLHRYLSRGGIILALFVGIIYLYTSNRNKAKTHEE; via the coding sequence ATGTACGGGCTGGAGCAATATTTGCTGAGTATGATCTATCATTATCGTTATTGGGGACTTTTTACGGTCCTCTCCTTTGGGATGATTGGAGTTCCCGTACCGGATGAGTTTATTATGGCCTTTAGTGGCTTTCAAACATCGATCGGCCATATGAATTTTGTAAAGACTTTATTCTTTGCTTCTTTAGGTAGTTTTGTCGGCATGAATTTAAGCTATTGGATTGGCCGAAGTTTAGGAATTCCCTTTTTACATCGAATTGCGCCTTTTCTACATATGAATGAAAATAAGATTAGAAGAGCAGAAGGTTGGTTTCAAAGATTTGGAGATCGGCTTATTGTTATTGGTTATTTCTTTCCTGGATTTCGGCATTTTGTGGCCTACTTTTCAGGGATGAGCGAGCTGAATTATGCTCGTTATACCATCTTATCGGGAATAGGCGCTTTACTTTGGTCTACAACTTTTATAACCCTGGGCAACCTTCTAGGAACTCATTGGCAAGGTATTATTGCTTTACTTCACCGCTACTTATCTCGTGGGGGGATTATACTGGCTCTTTTTGTGGGTATTATCTATCTTTATACGAGTAATCGGAATAAAGCAAAGACGCATGAAGAATAA
- a CDS encoding YitT family protein — MKINFDNLFWSKFPWMIFKRGLGIVLGAVIVALSINSLIIPNQIADGGVTGIAIILHYLFNWPISIMVLLLNIPLFMMGWKMVGRSFLMYSIFGVGALSLALDLTGNIPSLTNDSLLASIFGGVISGIGMGVIFRSRGSLGGTDILAVFFSRTTPFSVGQILLAIDAVIFFLTAILLRPEMAMYAVIYMFIATKVIDLVQEGMSHFKSVMVITTQPQEIAEDIMAKLDRGVTFFKATGAFSREDKQVVYCVISRTQLSQIKEIIHTRDDEAFLAISEVPEVVGEGFSSWKGH, encoded by the coding sequence ATGAAGATTAATTTCGATAATCTCTTTTGGAGCAAGTTTCCCTGGATGATATTTAAAAGAGGCCTAGGGATAGTTTTGGGAGCAGTCATAGTTGCATTAAGTATTAATTCTCTAATTATCCCCAATCAGATCGCAGATGGTGGCGTGACCGGTATAGCTATTATTCTCCATTATCTTTTTAATTGGCCAATTAGTATAATGGTACTCCTATTGAATATTCCCTTATTTATGATGGGTTGGAAAATGGTTGGTCGCTCCTTTCTCATGTATAGTATTTTCGGTGTAGGCGCCCTATCCTTAGCCTTAGACCTGACAGGAAACATTCCTAGTCTGACTAATGATTCCCTTCTAGCCTCAATTTTTGGCGGGGTTATTTCGGGAATAGGGATGGGCGTGATTTTCCGCTCAAGGGGTTCACTTGGAGGAACGGATATTTTAGCCGTCTTTTTTAGTCGGACAACTCCTTTCAGTGTGGGACAAATTTTGCTCGCAATTGATGCGGTGATCTTCTTCCTCACGGCAATTCTTCTACGTCCGGAAATGGCGATGTATGCAGTGATTTATATGTTTATCGCGACGAAAGTCATCGATCTAGTTCAAGAAGGGATGAGCCATTTTAAAAGTGTAATGGTTATTACTACTCAGCCTCAAGAGATCGCCGAGGACATCATGGCTAAGTTAGATAGGGGAGTGACCTTTTTTAAAGCTACGGGTGCTTTTTCCAGAGAAGACAAACAAGTCGTTTATTGTGTTATTTCTAGAACACAGTTATCTCAAATCAAAGAGATTATACATACACGGGATGATGAGGCGTTTTTAGCTATTTCAGAGGTTCCAGAAGTCGTAGGGGAAGGCTTTTCCTCGTGGAAAGGACATTGA
- a CDS encoding DedA family protein: MENIFSQLGQFVVNLISSMGYFGVFLAMAIESACIPLPSEIILPFTGYMVYTGHFQFWPATIAATTGNLFGGLVAYFVGVWGGRPFIKRYGHFIFIKEKELAWTDRLFRRHGEVTVLLGRILPVVRTFISLPAGIARMNPVKVVIYTILGAFPWCMLLIMVGEKLGENWNALKPLFHRVDLVVGVLILAGVLYWLSHRKRRRR, encoded by the coding sequence TTGGAAAATATATTTTCACAATTGGGTCAATTCGTAGTAAACTTGATTTCGAGTATGGGATATTTCGGTGTGTTTTTGGCAATGGCTATTGAAAGTGCGTGTATTCCTTTACCCAGTGAGATTATCCTACCTTTTACAGGGTATATGGTTTATACAGGCCATTTTCAATTTTGGCCAGCAACAATTGCGGCTACTACGGGCAATCTTTTTGGCGGCTTAGTAGCTTATTTTGTCGGAGTATGGGGAGGACGCCCTTTCATCAAACGGTATGGCCATTTCATTTTTATTAAAGAAAAGGAACTCGCTTGGACCGATCGACTATTTCGGAGGCATGGAGAAGTAACTGTTCTTTTGGGACGTATACTACCTGTTGTCCGGACGTTTATTTCTTTACCTGCGGGTATTGCCAGAATGAATCCTGTAAAAGTGGTCATTTATACTATACTGGGTGCTTTCCCTTGGTGTATGCTATTAATTATGGTTGGGGAAAAACTAGGAGAAAATTGGAATGCATTAAAACCCTTGTTTCATCGCGTTGATCTCGTCGTGGGAGTGCTCATCTTGGCAGGTGTCTTGTATTGGTTGAGCCACCGGAAGCGCCGTAGACGCTAA